In a genomic window of Columba livia isolate bColLiv1 breed racing homer chromosome 4, bColLiv1.pat.W.v2, whole genome shotgun sequence:
- the PDCL2 gene encoding phosducin-like protein 2 isoform X2, translating to MKDPNEDTEWNDILRHFGILPPKEKPKDETAEMVLHSQKEAGVKPYERMNLEELKEAEDDFDEADRKAIEMYRQQRLQEWKCLLRMQKYGELREISGEQYVKEVTNAPEDVWVIIHLYRTSIPMCLLVNRHLSLLARKFPEVKFLKAIVNSCIQNYNDRCLPTILVYKTGEIKGRFIGIAECGGIYLEVEELEWKLAEVGAIETDLKENPQKSIMNIMTLAVQNISAHEDTNTKSSDVMKPHIT from the exons ATGAAG GATCCAAATGAAGATACTGAATGGAATGACATACTAAGACATTTTGGAATTCTTCctccaaaagaaaaaccaaaagaTGAAACTGCAGAAATGGTTTTACACtcacagaaagaagcaggag TGAAACCATATGAAAGGATGAATCTTGAAGAACTGAAGGAAGCTGAAGATGACTTTGATGAAGCTGATAGGAAAGCTATTGAAATGTACAG GCAGCAACGCTTGCAAGAATGGAAATGTCTTCTGAGGATGCAAAAATACGGAGAGTTAAGAGAAATTTCTGGAGAGCAGTATGTAAAGGAAGTTACAAATGCTCCAGAGGATGTTTGGGTTATAATTCATCTTTATCGGACAAG CATCCCAATGTGTTTACTGGTTAACAGACATCTCAGCCTGCTAGCCAGGAAGTTCCCAGAAGTCAAGTTTCTCAAAGCCATTGTAAACAGCTGCATTCAGAATTACAATGACAGATGTTTACCTACAATACTTGTGTATAAAACTGGTGAAATAAAAGGCAGGTTCATTGGCATAGCTGAATGTGGCGGAATATACCTTGAAGTGGAAG AGCTCGAATGGAAACTAGCAGAAGTTGGAGCAATAGAAACTGACTTAAAAGAAAACCCCCAAAAGAGCATTATGAACATAATGACACTGGCAgtgcaaaatatttctgctcATGAAGACACCAATACAAAAAGCAGTGATGTGATGAAACCACATATTACTTGA
- the PDCL2 gene encoding phosducin-like protein 2 isoform X1: protein MQDPNEDTEWNDILRHFGILPPKEKPKDETAEMVLHSQKEAGVKPYERMNLEELKEAEDDFDEADRKAIEMYRQQRLQEWKCLLRMQKYGELREISGEQYVKEVTNAPEDVWVIIHLYRTSIPMCLLVNRHLSLLARKFPEVKFLKAIVNSCIQNYNDRCLPTILVYKTGEIKGRFIGIAECGGIYLEVEELEWKLAEVGAIETDLKENPQKSIMNIMTLAVQNISAHEDTNTKSSDVMKPHIT from the exons ATGCAG GATCCAAATGAAGATACTGAATGGAATGACATACTAAGACATTTTGGAATTCTTCctccaaaagaaaaaccaaaagaTGAAACTGCAGAAATGGTTTTACACtcacagaaagaagcaggag TGAAACCATATGAAAGGATGAATCTTGAAGAACTGAAGGAAGCTGAAGATGACTTTGATGAAGCTGATAGGAAAGCTATTGAAATGTACAG GCAGCAACGCTTGCAAGAATGGAAATGTCTTCTGAGGATGCAAAAATACGGAGAGTTAAGAGAAATTTCTGGAGAGCAGTATGTAAAGGAAGTTACAAATGCTCCAGAGGATGTTTGGGTTATAATTCATCTTTATCGGACAAG CATCCCAATGTGTTTACTGGTTAACAGACATCTCAGCCTGCTAGCCAGGAAGTTCCCAGAAGTCAAGTTTCTCAAAGCCATTGTAAACAGCTGCATTCAGAATTACAATGACAGATGTTTACCTACAATACTTGTGTATAAAACTGGTGAAATAAAAGGCAGGTTCATTGGCATAGCTGAATGTGGCGGAATATACCTTGAAGTGGAAG AGCTCGAATGGAAACTAGCAGAAGTTGGAGCAATAGAAACTGACTTAAAAGAAAACCCCCAAAAGAGCATTATGAACATAATGACACTGGCAgtgcaaaatatttctgctcATGAAGACACCAATACAAAAAGCAGTGATGTGATGAAACCACATATTACTTGA
- the PDCL2 gene encoding phosducin-like protein 2 isoform X3: MNLEELKEAEDDFDEADRKAIEMYRQQRLQEWKCLLRMQKYGELREISGEQYVKEVTNAPEDVWVIIHLYRTSIPMCLLVNRHLSLLARKFPEVKFLKAIVNSCIQNYNDRCLPTILVYKTGEIKGRFIGIAECGGIYLEVEELEWKLAEVGAIETDLKENPQKSIMNIMTLAVQNISAHEDTNTKSSDVMKPHIT, from the exons ATGAATCTTGAAGAACTGAAGGAAGCTGAAGATGACTTTGATGAAGCTGATAGGAAAGCTATTGAAATGTACAG GCAGCAACGCTTGCAAGAATGGAAATGTCTTCTGAGGATGCAAAAATACGGAGAGTTAAGAGAAATTTCTGGAGAGCAGTATGTAAAGGAAGTTACAAATGCTCCAGAGGATGTTTGGGTTATAATTCATCTTTATCGGACAAG CATCCCAATGTGTTTACTGGTTAACAGACATCTCAGCCTGCTAGCCAGGAAGTTCCCAGAAGTCAAGTTTCTCAAAGCCATTGTAAACAGCTGCATTCAGAATTACAATGACAGATGTTTACCTACAATACTTGTGTATAAAACTGGTGAAATAAAAGGCAGGTTCATTGGCATAGCTGAATGTGGCGGAATATACCTTGAAGTGGAAG AGCTCGAATGGAAACTAGCAGAAGTTGGAGCAATAGAAACTGACTTAAAAGAAAACCCCCAAAAGAGCATTATGAACATAATGACACTGGCAgtgcaaaatatttctgctcATGAAGACACCAATACAAAAAGCAGTGATGTGATGAAACCACATATTACTTGA